Within Homo sapiens chromosome 2, GRCh38.p14 Primary Assembly, the genomic segment AGGGCTTTTTACTTGCCCTCTCCCTGCCTGGGATCATCTTCACTCAAATGTTGGCTCCTTCATTCCACCCAGGTGCCTGCTCAAATGTTTCCCTTCTCTGTAGCGGTATCTTCTCTTGAAAAAGAGTATTCTTTAACCTGCTTCAATTTTCCTTCCAGAACTTCTCACTGCATGACGTTATGCTCTATACGTGTTTTTTGCCAGTCTTTCCCACCACAATAAAAGCTGTACCATGTCAGGGTCTTTGCTGTGTCCACTGATATATCCCTACCACCTGGACTGGTACCTGGTACAGTAATAGATGTTTACTGAGTATTTGTGAACAAGCAAGTGAATCATCACTCATGCAGGAGAAGTAGGCAGAATCAATGTACCTGGAGCCTTGTGTGACTTAAAGGATTTTGCATTGTATCCTAAGGGCCATGAGATTAAAGGATTTCAAACATGGGAATGACAAGATGAGCTAAATTTTGGAAGTAGAGCTCCAAAGCCTTGTTTGGTTTTGAAATGGAAGGTTGAAGGAGAAGGAGATGCCAGGGATGACCCCAGGTTCATATAAAGAACAGTGGAACAGAAAGAGGGGGCATTTGCTGAGAGGTGCAGTTTGGGGAGAGAGGTCTCTTAATTTAAGGCTCAGGTTGCTTGAGATAAGTGAGAGATGCCTGGGAGATGTTCAGGTGGGTGTGGCAAGTAGGGGTTGGATGTGCAGGGCTGAAATGCCACTAGAGGGCAATTGTGCCTTTCCCTACCAGGGGAATTGGGGCTGCATATTCCATGTCAGGGCTGAAGATCTAAGCAGTGCttgctgtttactctgttgaaaGGTCTGTTGTCTCAGGGCTTTTAAGCATTTCACAGGTCACaagcagttatttttctttcttgagggtgaggcaggggagCCTTGTTTTTATCTAGTGACTGATTTCTTGATAATGAACTGGTTGCTCCCTAACTACTGACCAGATGAACTTGGACAAGTGAAGCTTTGTGAGGTCCGATTTCCTCTTCTGTATAAGAGCCATAATAATTATTATCCCCTAAATGTTTGGGTAAAAATTGGATGACATAATGCAAGTAAAGTATTGTGCAGGGATAGAACTGATACTTAAGTTAGTTTAATTTTTATGGCCATACTAATTATTATCCCCTAAATGTTTGGGTAAAAATTAGATGACATAATGCAAGTAAAGTATTGTGCAGGGATAGAACTGATACTTAAGttagtttaatttttatggaCAGCTACAAATCTTCAGCTTCCTCCtactccctcacctcctcccctaACCTCACAGGTAATTCACCAGTTACAGGCTCTCCCTTTCCAGGAAGTCTGAGCCTGCTGACACCTCAGATGTGTACTTCCCTTGAATGGTTGTGTCTCTCTTTTCAGGATATCAACCAGAAACTCCAGGAAGACAACCAGGAACTGAGGGACCTCTGCTGTTTCCTGGATGATGACCGGCAGAAAGGCAAGAGGGTGTCTCGGGAGTGGCAGAGACTGGGTCGCTACACTGCCGGGGTGATGCACAAGGAAGTGGCCTTATACCTGCAGAAGCTGAAAGACCTGGAGGTGAAGCAGGAGGAAGTGGTGAAGGAGAACATGGAGCTCAAGGAGCTCTGTGTGCTACTAGATGAGGAGAAGGGTGCAGGCTGCGCAGGCAGCCGCTGCTCCATCGACAGCCAGGCCAGCCTGTGCCAACTCACAGCCTCCACCGCACCCTACGTGCGGGATGTGGGTGACGGCAGCAGCACCTCCAGCACTGGCAGCACTGACAGCCCGGACCACCACAAGCACCACGCGAGCAGTGGCAGCCCGGAGCACCTGCAGAAGCCCCGGAGCGAGGGCAGCCCGGAGCACTCCAAGCACAGGAGCGCCAGCCCCGAGCATCCACAGAAACCCAGAGCCTGTGGAACCCCAGATCGCCCCAAAGCACTCAAAGGACCTAGCCCGGAGCACCACAAACCCTTGTGCAAGGGCAGCCCCGAACAGCAAAGGCACCCGCATCCAGGGAGCAGCCCCGAAACGCTGCCCAAGCACGTGCTGAGTGGGAGCCCGGAACACTTCCAGAAGCACCGGTCAGGGAGCAGCCCTGAAcacgccaggcacagtggaggGAGCCCGGAGCATCTTCAGAAACACGCTCTTGGGGGGAGCCTAGAGCATCTCCCCAGAGCCAGGGGCACCAGCCCGGAGCACCTCAAACAACATTATGGAGGGAGCCCTGATCACAAACACGGAGGAGGCAGTGGAGGAAGTGGAGGCAGCGGCGGAGGCAGCAGGGAGGGCACC encodes:
- the CCDC85A gene encoding coiled-coil domain-containing protein 85A isoform 5 (isoform 5 is encoded by transcript variant 5) — encoded protein: MSKAAGGAAAAAAAAESCSPAPAGSSAAPPAPVEDLSKVSDEELLQWSKEELIRSLRRAEAEKVSAMLDHSNLIREVNRRLQLHLGEIRGLKDINQKLQEDNQELRDLCCFLDDDRQKGKRVSREWQRLGRYTAGVMHKEVALYLQKLKDLEVKQEEVVKENMELKELCVLLDEEKGAGCAGSRCSIDSQASLCQLTASTAPYVRDVGDGSSTSSTGSTDSPDHHKHHASSGSPEHLQKPRSEGSPEHSKHRSASPEHPQKPRACGTPDRPKALKGPSPEHHKPLCKGSPEQQRHPHPGSSPETLPKHVLSGSPEHFQKHRSGSSPEHARHSGGSPEHLQKHALGGSLEHLPRARGTSPEHLKQHYGGSPDHKHGGGSGGSGGSGGGSREGTLRRQAQEDGSPHHRNVYSGMNESTLSYVRQLEARVRQLEEENRMLPQVVWRKLGDAAGSCPGIRQHLSGNQYKGPM
- the CCDC85A gene encoding coiled-coil domain-containing protein 85A isoform 6 (isoform 6 is encoded by transcript variant 6); its protein translation is MSKAAGGAAAAAAAAESCSPAPAGSSAAPPAPVEDLSKVSDEELLQWSKEELIRSLRRAEAEKVSAMLDHSNLIREVNRRLQLHLGEIRGLKDINQKLQEDNQELRDLCCFLDDDRQKGKRVSREWQRLGRYTAGVMHKEVALYLQKLKDLEVKQEEVVKENMELKELCVLLDEEKGAGCAGSRCSIDSQASLCQLTASTAPYVRDVGDGSSTSSTGSTDSPDHHKHHASSGSPEHLQKPRSEGSPEHSKHRSASPEHPQKPRACGTPDRPKALKGPSPEHHKPLCKGSPEQQRHPHPGSSPETLPKHVLSGSPEHFQKHRSGSSPEHARHSGGSPEHLQKHALGGSLEHLPRARGTSPEHLKQHYGGSPDHKHGGGSGGSGGSGGGSREGTLRRQAQEDGSPHHRNVYSGMNGCVEETWRCCRFVSWN
- the CCDC85A gene encoding coiled-coil domain-containing protein 85A isoform 2 (isoform 2 is encoded by transcript variant 2), with protein sequence MSKAAGGAAAAAAAAESCSPAPAGSSAAPPAPVEDLSKVSDEELLQWSKEELIRSLRRAEAEKVSAMLDHSNLIREVNRRLQLHLGEIRGLKDINQKLQEDNQELRDLCCFLDDDRQKGKRVSREWQRLGRYTAGVMHKEVALYLQKLKDLEVKQEEVVKENMELKELCVLLDEEKGAGCAGSRCSIDSQASLCQLTASTAPYVRDVGDGSSTSSTGSTDSPDHHKHHASSGSPEHLQKPRSEGSPEHSKHRSASPEHPQKPRACGTPDRPKALKGPSPEHHKPLCKGSPEQQRHPHPGSSPETLPKHVLSGSPEHFQKHRSGSSPEHARHSGGSPEHLQKHALGGSLEHLPRARGTSPEHLKQHYGGSPDHKHGGGSGGSGGSGGGSREGTLRRQAQEDGSPHHRNVYSGMNESTLSYVRQLEARVRQLEEENRMLPQASQNRRQPPTRNSSNMEKGWGSRARRVLQWWQGCRGIGRCLPTLPGSFRLSSGADGSNSSPNSAASFSGHATPSQQPEPVVHSLKVVWRKLGDAAGSCPGIRQHLSGNQYKGPM
- the CCDC85A gene encoding coiled-coil domain-containing protein 85A isoform X1 — its product is MSKAAGGAAAAAAAAESCSPAPAGSSAAPPAPVEDLSKVSDEELLQWSKEELIRSLRRAEAEKDINQKLQEDNQELRDLCCFLDDDRQKGKRVSREWQRLGRYTAGVMHKEVALYLQKLKDLEVKQEEVVKENMELKELCVLLDEEKGAGCAGSRCSIDSQASLCQLTASTAPYVRDVGDGSSTSSTGSTDSPDHHKHHASSGSPEHLQKPRSEGSPEHSKHRSASPEHPQKPRACGTPDRPKALKGPSPEHHKPLCKGSPEQQRHPHPGSSPETLPKHVLSGSPEHFQKHRSGSSPEHARHSGGSPEHLQKHALGGSLEHLPRARGTSPEHLKQHYGGSPDHKHGGGSGGSGGSGGGSREGTLRRQAQEDGSPHHRNVYSGMNESTLSYVRQLEARVRQLEEENRMLPQASQNRRQPPTRNSSNMEKGWGSRARRVLQWWQGCRGIGRCLPTLPGSFRLSSGADGSNSSPNSAASFSGHATPSQQPEPVVHSLKVLDVQETIDRQQGKEYEHDLSETEKAIVREMCNVVWRKLGDAAGSCPGIRQHLSGNQYKGPM
- the CCDC85A gene encoding coiled-coil domain-containing protein 85A isoform 1 (isoform 1 is encoded by transcript variant 1), which encodes MSKAAGGAAAAAAAAESCSPAPAGSSAAPPAPVEDLSKVSDEELLQWSKEELIRSLRRAEAEKVSAMLDHSNLIREVNRRLQLHLGEIRGLKDINQKLQEDNQELRDLCCFLDDDRQKGKRVSREWQRLGRYTAGVMHKEVALYLQKLKDLEVKQEEVVKENMELKELCVLLDEEKGAGCAGSRCSIDSQASLCQLTASTAPYVRDVGDGSSTSSTGSTDSPDHHKHHASSGSPEHLQKPRSEGSPEHSKHRSASPEHPQKPRACGTPDRPKALKGPSPEHHKPLCKGSPEQQRHPHPGSSPETLPKHVLSGSPEHFQKHRSGSSPEHARHSGGSPEHLQKHALGGSLEHLPRARGTSPEHLKQHYGGSPDHKHGGGSGGSGGSGGGSREGTLRRQAQEDGSPHHRNVYSGMNESTLSYVRQLEARVRQLEEENRMLPQASQNRRQPPTRNSSNMEKGWGSRARRVLQWWQGCRGIGRCLPTLPGSFRLSSGADGSNSSPNSAASFSGHATPSQQPEPVVHSLKVLDVQETIDRQQGKEYEHDLSETEKAIVREMCNVVWRKLGDAAGSCPGIRQHLSGNQYKGPM
- the CCDC85A gene encoding coiled-coil domain-containing protein 85A isoform 3 (isoform 3 is encoded by transcript variant 3), with the protein product MSKAAGGAAAAAAAAESCSPAPAGSSAAPPAPVEDLSKVSDEELLQWSKEELIRSLRRAEAEKVSAMLDHSNLIREVNRRLQLHLGEIRGLKDINQKLQEDNQELRDLCCFLDDDRQKGKRVSREWQRLGRYTAGVMHKEVALYLQKLKDLEVKQEEVVKENMELKELCVLLDEEKGAGCAGSRCSIDSQASLCQLTASTAPYVRDVGDGSSTSSTGSTDSPDHHKHHASSGSPEHLQKPRSEGSPEHSKHRSASPEHPQKPRACGTPDRPKALKGPSPEHHKPLCKGSPEQQRHPHPGSSPETLPKHVLSGSPEHFQKHRSGSSPEHARHSGGSPEHLQKHALGGSLEHLPRARGTSPEHLKQHYGGSPDHKHGGGSGGSGGSGGGSREGTLRRQAQEDGSPHHRNVYSGMNESTLSYVRQLEARVRQLEEENRMLPQGSFRLSSGADGSNSSPNSAASFSGHATPSQQPEPVVHSLKVLDVQETIDRQQGKEYEHDLSETEKAIVREMCNVVWRKLGDAAGSCPGIRQHLSGNQYKGPM
- the CCDC85A gene encoding coiled-coil domain-containing protein 85A isoform 4 (isoform 4 is encoded by transcript variant 4), translated to MSKAAGGAAAAAAAAESCSPAPAGSSAAPPAPVEDLSKVSDEELLQWSKEELIRSLRRAEAEKVSAMLDHSNLIREVNRRLQLHLGEIRGLKDINQKLQEDNQELRDLCCFLDDDRQKGKRVSREWQRLGRYTAGVMHKEVALYLQKLKDLEVKQEEVVKENMELKELCVLLDEEKGAGCAGSRCSIDSQASLCQLTASTAPYVRDVGDGSSTSSTGSTDSPDHHKHHASSGSPEHLQKPRSEGSPEHSKHRSASPEHPQKPRACGTPDRPKALKGPSPEHHKPLCKGSPEQQRHPHPGSSPETLPKHVLSGSPEHFQKHRSGSSPEHARHSGGSPEHLQKHALGGSLEHLPRARGTSPEHLKQHYGGSPDHKHGGGSGGSGGSGGGSREGTLRRQAQEDGSPHHRNVYSGMNESTLSYVRQLEARVRQLEEENRMLPQGSFRLSSGADGSNSSPNSAASFSGHATPSQQPEPVVHSLKVVWRKLGDAAGSCPGIRQHLSGNQYKGPM